The Campylobacter ureolyticus ACS-301-V-Sch3b genome has a segment encoding these proteins:
- a CDS encoding UbiX family flavin prenyltransferase, which produces MRILLCITGASLVNLGLKLIPHIKKENELFVVLSKNAKIVLEKENNQIFNENNYKDVKFFDDNNIYEGPASGSFKIDKTIIVPCSINTLAKIHSGICDTLITRAAAVALKERKKLILCVREMPFSTISLKQMYELSSQGVIISPPVLGSYAGFENILEIENFILGKWLDLLDIKNEIYKRWEI; this is translated from the coding sequence ATGAGAATTTTACTTTGTATAACAGGTGCAAGCCTTGTAAATTTAGGTTTAAAACTCATACCGCATATAAAAAAAGAAAATGAACTTTTTGTAGTTTTAAGTAAAAATGCAAAAATAGTTTTAGAAAAAGAAAATAATCAAATTTTTAATGAAAATAACTATAAAGATGTTAAATTTTTTGATGATAACAATATATATGAAGGCCCTGCATCTGGCTCATTTAAAATAGATAAAACCATAATTGTACCTTGCTCTATAAATACTTTGGCAAAAATTCACTCAGGAATTTGCGATACTTTAATAACAAGAGCCGCAGCAGTTGCACTAAAAGAGAGAAAAAAATTAATCTTATGCGTTAGAGAAATGCCATTTTCTACAATATCCCTAAAACAGATGTATGAGCTCTCAAGTCAAGGAGTAATTATATCTCCGCCAGTTTTGGGAAGTTATGCTGGGTTTGAAAATATTTTAGAAATAGAGAATTTTATACTTGGAAAGTGGCTTGATTTATTAGATATAAAAAACGAAATTTATAAAAGGTGGGAAATTTGA